One genomic region from Buteo buteo chromosome 12, bButBut1.hap1.1, whole genome shotgun sequence encodes:
- the NEFL gene encoding neurofilament light polypeptide encodes MSSYGYDPFFPSYKRRYAESPRLHVSAMRSGGGYSSARSAYSSLSAPVSSVSVRRSYAASSASGSLLHSVDSLDLSQVAAISNDLKSIRSQERAQLQDLNDRFACFIERVHELEQQNKVLEAELLVLRQKHAEPSRFRALYEQEIRELRLAAEEATSEKQALQGERESLEETLRGLQARYEEEVLSREDAEARLLEVRKGADEAALARAELEKRVDSLLDELAFLKKVHEEELAELQAQIQYAHLSVEMDVSAKPDLSAALRDIRAQYEKLAARNMQNAEEWFRSRFTVLSESAAKNTDAVRAAKDEVSESRRLLKAKTLEIEATRGMNEALEKQLQELEEKQSADISALQDTINKLENELRTTKSEMARYLKEYQDLLNVKMALDIEIAAYRKLLEGEETRLSFTSVGSITSGYTQTAPTFGRSAYSGLQSSSYLMTTRSFPTYYSSHVQEEQIEIEETIEAAKVAEAKAAPAEEGEEEEKEEGEEEAGGEEAEQEEEGAKEESEEAKEGEEEEGEGEGEETAAEEGEESQEAAEETGEEEKEEKEAAGKEESEVKKKA; translated from the exons ATGAGCTCGTACGGCTACGACCCGTTCTTCCCCTCCTACAAGCGGCGGTACGCCGAGAGCCCGCGGCTCCACGTCTCGGCGATGCGCAGCGGCGGCGGCTACAGCTCGGCGCGCTCGGCGTACTCCAGCCTGTCGGCGCCCGTCTCCTCGGTGTCGGTGCGGCGCAGTTACGCCGCGTCCAGCGCCTCGGGCTCCCTCCTGCACTCGGTGGACAGCCTCGACCTGAGCCAGGTGGCGGCCATCAGCAACGACCTCAAGTCCATCCGCAGCCAGGAGCGGGCGCAGCTGCAGGACCTCAACGACCGCTTCGCCTGCTTCATCGAGCGGGTGCACgagctggagcagcagaacAAGGTGCTGGAGGCCGAGCTGCTGGTGCTGCGGCAGAAGCACGCCGAGCCCTCCCGCTTCCGCGCCCTCTACGAGCAGGAGATCCGCGAGCTGCGCCTGGCGGCCGAGGAGGCGACGAGCGAGAAGCAGGCGCTGCAGGGCGAGCGGGAGAGCCTGGAGGAGACGCTGCGCGGGCTGCAGGCGCGCTACGAGGAGGAGGTGCTGAGCCGGGAGGACGCGGAGGCGCGGCTGCTGGAGGTGCGGAAGGGCGCGGACGAGGCGGCGCTGGCGCGGGCGGAGCTGGAGAAGCGGGTGGACAGCCTGCTGGACGAGCTGGCCTTCCTCAAGAAGGTGCATGAGGAGGAGCTGGCGGAGCTGCAGGCGCAGATCCAGTACGCGCACCTCTCCGTGGAGATGGACGTGTCGGCCAAGCCCGACCTCTCGGCCGCCCTGCGCGACATCCGCGCCCAGTACGAGAAGCTGGCGGCCCGCAACATGCAGAACGCCGAGGAGTGGTTCCGCAGCCGCTTCACCGTCCTCAGCGAGAGCGCCGCCAAGAACACCGACGCCGTCCGCGCCGCCAAGGACGAGGTCTCCGAGAGCCGCCGCCTGCTCAAGGCCAAGACGCTGGAGATCGAGGCCACCCGCGGCATGAACGAGGcgctggagaagcagctgcaggagctggaagagAAGCAGAGCGCCGACATCTCCGCCCtgcag GATACAATCAACAAATTGGAGAACGAGCTGAGAACCACGAAGAGTGAAATGGCTCGGTATTTGAAGGAATATCAAGATCTGCTCAATGTGAAAATGGCCCTGGACATCGAAATCGCAGCGTATAG GAAACTGCTGGAAGGTGAAGAGACCCGACTCAGTTTCACTAGTGTTGGAAGCATCACCAGTGGCTACACCCAGACTGCCCCGACTTTTGGCAGGTCTGCCTACAGTGGTCTCCAGTCCAGCTCCTACCTGATGACAACCCGTTCCTTCCCCACATACTACTCCAGTCATGTTCAGGAAGAGCAGATTGAAATAGAGGAAACAATTGAGGCTGCTAAAGTGGCAGAAGCCAAGGCAGCACCTGCAGAAgaaggtgaggaggaagagaaagaggaaggtgAGGAAGAAGCAGGAGGTGAAGAGGCTGAACAAGAGGAGGAAG gTGCTAAAGAAGAATCTGAAGAAGCCAAAgagggtgaggaagaggaaggagaaggagaaggggaagaaacagcagctgaagaaggGGAGGAGTCTCAGGAAGCTGCTGAGGAAACtggtgaggaggagaaggaagagaaagaagcagcaggaaaggaagagagtgAAGTGAAGAAGAAGGCTTGA
- the NEFM gene encoding neurofilament medium polypeptide, with amino-acid sequence MSYTMEPLGNPSYRRVTETRATYSRASASPSSGFRSQSWSRGSGSTVSSSYKRSNVGGPRAAYGSTVLSSGESLDVSQSSLLNGAAELKLSRSNEKEQLQGLNDRFAGYIEKVHYLEQQNKEIEAELAALRQKHAGRAQLSDAYEQELRELRGALEQVSHEKAQIQLDSEHIEEDIQRLRERFEDEARLRDETEATIRALRKEMEEASLMRAELDKKVQSLQDEVAFLRGNHEEEVAELLAQLQASHATVERKDYLKTDLTTALKEIRAQLECQSDHNMHQAEEWFKCRYAKLTEAAEQNKEAIRSAKEEIAEYRRQLQSKSIELESVRGTKESLERQLSDIEERHNNDLTTYQDTIHQLENELRGTKWEMARHLREYQDLLNVKMALDIEIAAYRKLLEGEETRFSAFSGSITGPIFTHRQPSVTIASTKIQKTKIEPPKLKVQHKFVEEIIEETKVEDEKSEMEDALAAIAEEMAVKAQQEEQEEEKAEEAAVEEEIVSEKAAAEQAAAPEEEEKEEEEAEEEEAAKSDAAEEGGSEKEEIEEKEEGEEAEEEGEEAEAKGKAEEVAAKVEKVKSPPSKSPPKSPPKSPVTEPAKAVQKEKAAEPGKEPKVEKGAEKPAKEEEKAASPEKPATPKVTSPDKAATPEKPATPEKPATPEKAVTPEKPVSPEKPRSPEKPASPEKPASPEKPATPEKPRSPEKPATPEKPRSPEKPASPVKDEKAVVEETITVTKVTKISAEVEKESRKEDIAVNGEVEEKKEAEESKEKEVEEEDKGVVTNGLDVSPIDDKGEKIVVTKKAEKITGEGGDSTTTYITKSVTVTQKVEEHEESFEEKLVSTKKVEKVTSHAIVKEIKETE; translated from the exons ATGAGCTACACGATGGAGCCCCTGGGCAACCCCTCGTACCGCCGGGTGACCGAGACCCGGGCCACCTACAGCCGAGCCAGCGCTTCCCCGTCCAGCGGGTTCCGCTCGCAATCGTGGTCGCGGGGCTCCGGCAGCACCGTGTCGTCCTCCTACAAACGCTCCAACGTGGGGGGGCCGCGGGCCGCCTACGGCTCCACGGTGCTGAGCTCGGGCGAGAGCCTGGACGTCAGCCAGTCCTCGCTGCTGAACGGCGCGGCCGAGCTGAAGCTGAGCCGCTCCAACgagaaggagcagctgcaggggCTGAACGACCGCTTCGCCGGCTACATCGAGAAGGTGCATTACCTGGAGCAGCAGAACAAGGAGATCGAGGCGGAGCTGGCGGCTCTGCGGCAGAAACACGCCGGGCGAGCGCAGCTGAGCGATGCCTACGAGCAGGAGCTGCGGGAGCTGCGGGGTGCCCTGGAGCAGGTGAGCCACGAGAAGGCTCAGATCCAGCTGGATTCGGAGCACATCGAGGAGGACATCCAGCGCCTGCGGGAGCGCTTCGAGGACGAGGCGCGGCTGCGCGACGAGACGGAGGCCACCATCCGCGCCCTGCgcaaggagatggaggaggcCTCGCTGATGCGGGCGGAGCTGGACAAGAAGGTGCAGTCGCTGCAGGACGAGGTGGCCTTCCTGCGGGGCAACCACGAGGAGGAGGTGGCCGAGCTGCTGGCGCAGCTCCAGGCCTCCCACGCCACGGTGGAGAGGAAGGACTACCTGAAGACCGACCTCACCACGGCGCTGAAGGAGATCCGCGCCCAGCTGGAGTGCCAGTCCGACCACAACATGCACCAGGCCGAGGAGTGGTTCAAGTGCCGCTACGCCAAGCTGACGGAGGCGGCCGAGCAGAACAAGGAGGCCATCCGCTCCGCCAAGGAGGAGATCGCCGAGTACCGCCGGCAGCTGCAGTCCAAGAGCATCGAGCTGGAGTCGGTGCGCGGCACCAAGGAGTCGCTGGAGCGGCAGCTCAGCGACATCGAGGAACGCCACAACAACGACCTCACCACCTACCAG GACACGATTCATCAGCTGGAGAACGAGCTTAGAGGAACAAAGTGGGAAATGGCTCGTCACTTGAGGGAATACCAGGACCTCCTCAATGTCAAGATGGCCCTGGATATTGAAATTGCTGCATACAG GAAGCTACTGGAGGGCGAAGAGACAAGATTCAGTGCCTTCTCTGGAAGCATTACTGGACCCATATTCACGCACAGACAACCATCTGTCACAATAGCATCCactaaaattcagaaaacaaaaattgaaccACCAAAGCTGAAGGTCCAGCACAAGTTTGTAGAAGAAATCATTGAAGAGACAAAGGTAGAGGATGAAAAGTCTGAAATGGAAGATGCCCTCGCAGCTATTGCAGAAGAAATGGCAGTCAAGGCCCAGCaagaagaacaggaggaagaaaaagcagaagaagcagctgtagaggaagaaattgtttcCGAGAAGGCTGCTGCAGAACAAGCAGCCGCAcctgaggaagaagagaaggaggaagaggaagctgaggaggaagaagctgcaaaatctgATGCAGCGGAAGAAGGTggttctgaaaaagaagaaatagaggaaaaggaagaaggggaggaggctgaggaagagggggaagaagctgAGGCCAAGGGCAAAGCTGAAGAGGTCGCAGCAAAGGTAGAGAAGGTCAAAAGCCCTCCCTCCAAGTCACCCCCTAAATCCCCCCCTAAATCCCCTGTAACGGAGCCAGCCAAGGCTGTCCAGAAAGAAAAGGCCGCAGAACCAGGAAAAGAACCGAAGGTGGAGAAAGGTGCTGAGAAACCAGccaaggaggaagagaaagcagcatCTCCGGAGAAGCCCGCCACACCAAAGGTAACCTCTCCAGACAAGGCAGCGACCCCGGAGAAGCCTGCGACACCAGAGAAGCCTGCAACCCCAGAGAAAGCGGTGACCCCGGAGAAGCCGGTGAGCCCGGAGAAGCCCCGCTCTCCGGAAAAGCCGGCGAGCCCGGAAAAGCCGGCGAGCCCAGAAAAGCCGGCCACTCCAGAGAAGCCCCGTTCTCCGGAAAAGCCGGCCACTCCAGAGAAGCCCCGTTCTCCGGAGAAGCCAGCCTCACCGGTCAAAGATGAAAAGGCTGTGGTGGAGGAGACCATCACTGTCACAAAGGTAACAAAAATTAGTGCAGAGGTAGAGAAGGAGTCCAGGAAAGAAGACATTGCAGTGAATGGTgaggtggaggagaaaaaggaagcgGAGGAATCCAAAGAGAaggaggttgaggaggaagacaAGGGAGTTGTCACCAATGGCCTAGATGTGAGCCCAATTGATGATAAGGGTGAGAAAATTGTAGTAaccaaaaaagcagagaaaatcaCTGGTGAAGGTGGGGACAGTACAACCACATATATCACAAAGTCAGTGACGGTCACTCAGAAGGTAGAGGAACATGAAGAAAGCTTTGAGGAGAAATTAGTGTCCACCAAGAAAGTGGAGAAAGTTACTTCACATGCCATAGTAAAAGAGATTAAAGAGACcgaataa